In Notamacropus eugenii isolate mMacEug1 chromosome 1, mMacEug1.pri_v2, whole genome shotgun sequence, one genomic interval encodes:
- the PTTG1 gene encoding securin: MATLIYVDKENGEPGSHVAPKDRLKSIKALSGRGQISTPKAGKVFTATPALSKSVRKALGPVNRTTEKENLVGKRKEPLKQKGQNFTVKKMTEKISTEKTSVPFPNETCPEIENFFPFNPLEFESFDIPEDHQLANLPLTGVPLLMLEQEKSLERLVELPPSPLLLPSVTWESDLLESTSSLLSTVDEIDLPPVCYDFPL; this comes from the exons ATGGCAACGCTAATCTATGTTGATAAGGAGAATGGAGAACCAGGCTCTCACGTGGCACCTAAGGACAGGCTGAAAT caatcAAAGCCTTATCTGGaagaggtcagatttcaactcccAAGGCTGGCAAAGTGTTTACTGCAACCCCAGCTTTATCCAAATCTGTCAGAAAGGCTTTGGGGCCTGTCAACAGaacgacagaaaaggaaaacttggtggggaagagaaaagaacccCTCAAACAGAAAGGGCAAAACTTCACTGTCAAAAAG atgACTGAAAAGATTTCCACAGAAAAAACCTCGGTTCCATTCCCAAATGAAACATGTCCAGAAATAGaaaatttctttcccttcaaCCCACTAG aatttgagagttttGACATTCCTGAAGATCACCAGCTTGCAAATCTGCCACTGACTGGTGTCCCCCTCCTGATGCTTGAGCAGGAGAAGTCACTTGAAAGGCTTGTAGAACTTCCACCCTCCCCTTTGCTGTTGCCTTCCGTGACATGGGAGTCTG ATCTGTTGGAATCAACTTCAAGCCTTCTGTCAACTGTGGATGAGATTGACTTGCCACCTGTGTGTTATGACTTCCCTCTTTAA